The Euphorbia lathyris chromosome 2, ddEupLath1.1, whole genome shotgun sequence genome includes a window with the following:
- the LOC136219976 gene encoding late embryogenesis abundant protein Lea5 isoform X1 produces the protein MSRCSLSNAKLLASSLSDAFSVHLFRRGYAAEAHGSVSGRSYGIVGSKSGMVGKVEERAVIKEDTGASSAWAPDPVTGYYRPANRAADIDPAELREMLLNHRVRQH, from the exons atgtctCGCTGCTCTCTATCTAATGCTAAGCTTCTTGCTTCTTCCCTTTCCGATGCTTTTTCCGTCCATCTCTTCCG AAGAGGTTATGCGGCGGAGGCACATGGTTCTGTATCAGGGAGGAGCTACGGTATTGTAGGGTCTAAGAGTGGTATGGTGGGGAAAGTGGAAGAAAGGGCTGTGATCAAAGAAGATACAGGGGCTTCATCTGCGTGGGCTCCGGATCCCGTGACAGGTTATTACCGGCCAGCTAATCGTGCGGCTGATATTGACCCGGCTGAGCTTCGTGAAATGCTATTGAATCACAGGGTTAGGCAACACTAG
- the LOC136219976 gene encoding late embryogenesis abundant protein Lea5 isoform X2: MSRCSLSNAKLLASSLSDAFSVHLFRGYAAEAHGSVSGRSYGIVGSKSGMVGKVEERAVIKEDTGASSAWAPDPVTGYYRPANRAADIDPAELREMLLNHRVRQH, translated from the exons atgtctCGCTGCTCTCTATCTAATGCTAAGCTTCTTGCTTCTTCCCTTTCCGATGCTTTTTCCGTCCATCTCTTCCG AGGTTATGCGGCGGAGGCACATGGTTCTGTATCAGGGAGGAGCTACGGTATTGTAGGGTCTAAGAGTGGTATGGTGGGGAAAGTGGAAGAAAGGGCTGTGATCAAAGAAGATACAGGGGCTTCATCTGCGTGGGCTCCGGATCCCGTGACAGGTTATTACCGGCCAGCTAATCGTGCGGCTGATATTGACCCGGCTGAGCTTCGTGAAATGCTATTGAATCACAGGGTTAGGCAACACTAG
- the LOC136219975 gene encoding large ribosomal subunit protein eL22z gives MSRAAGAGGAKGKKKGANFTIDCTKPVEDKIMDIASLEKFLQERIKVGGKAGALGDSVTVSREKSKITVTADSNFSKRYLKYLTKKYLKKHNVRDWLRVIAANKDRNVYELRYFNIAENEGEDEE, from the exons ATGAGTCGAGCAGCCGGTGCCGGAGGAGCCAAGGGCAAGAAGAAGGGAGCAAACTTCACCATTGATTGCACAAAACCGGTGGAGGACAAGATCATGGACATTGCTTCACTCGAAAAGTTCCTCCAGGAGCGTATCAAAGTCGGCGGCAAAGCCGGAGCTCTCGGTGATTCCGTCACTGTATCCCGCGAGAAGTCCAAGATCACCGTCACTGCTGACTCTAACTTCTCCAAAAG ATATCTCAAGTATTTGACAAAGAAGTACTTGAAGAAGCACAACGTGCGGGACTGGCTTCGTGTGATTGCTGCCAACAAGGACAGGAATGTTTACGAGCTGAGATACTTCAACATTGCTGAGAATGAAGGAGAGGATGAAGAGTAA